The genomic interval ACCCCTACTCGGCGATGGACGAGACGGTCGAGACCGACACCACCGAGATATCGGACGTCGTCGCTTCGCAGGGCCTCTGGACCAACGTCCCGGACCTCGATGCCGTGCGCATCCTGATGGACGGCGACCTGCAGGGGCAGGCCCAGACGCGCACGAGCGCCGACGACTACGACCGCGACTTCGTGGCCGCCCGCGGGAACTACCTCACGGTCTGCTCGATGAACCTCGCGTTCCGCAGGGAAATCGTCCCGGCGTTCTACCAGCTTCCGATGGACGAGAACCGCTGGGACGTCGGCCGGTTCGACGACATCTGGTCGGGCGTGTTCCTCAAGCGCGCCTGCGACCTGCTCGGCAAGCGCATCTACAACGGCCGACCGCTCTGCGAGCACAACAAGGCCCCGCGCTCGACGTTCGACGACCTCAACAACGAGGTGCCGGGCCTCGAACTCAACGAACACCTCTGGGAGGTCGTCGACGAGGCGGGCGACGACGCCGACTCCTACGCGGGCGTCTTCGAAGCCATGGCGACCGAACTCGCAGAGGGCGACTTCGAGGAGTACAACAACGGCGCGTTCTTCAACTACGTCGGCGAGTACATGCTCGACTGGCTCGCCGCGCTCGACCAACTCCAGAGCCCGCGAGCGACCCCCGCGCCCGCAGACGACTGAGAGAGCGGAACCGGTAGGTATAAGAGTTTTAGGCCAGCCTAATTCTAAACATGAGCGAGCGACGCAGATGGACTCGACGTCGATTCCTCGCGACGAGTAGTCTCGCAGGCACAGCAGGTCTCGCCGGTTGCATGGAGGGGCTGCCCTTCGGTGGCCAAGAGGAGAGTACCAGCGCGCTCTCGCTGGACGACTTCCGCGGTTCGGGTCCGATGGTCGAGAGTCGCCCCGAACCGGGCGGCACCTCGATGGACGACCTCCCGGACCTCGAGGGCGAACTGAACCTCTATCTCGGCGGCGGCGAGGGCGGCCTCTACCAGAATCTCGTCGACCTCCTCGAACAGAAGTACCCCGACTTCGACGTGCAGCTCAAGATGGACGGCTCGTCGACGCTGGCCAACACCATCATCGAGGAGAAGAAAGGCGGGGAGAGCCCCGCAGACGTGTTCTGGTCGATAGACAGCACCTCGCTGGGCGTGGCAGTCGACGCTGGCGTGACCACGCCCCTGCCCGACCGCGTGCTCGACGAGGTCCCGGAGGGCTTCCGGGAGAGCGACGGCAACTGGGTCGGCGTGGCCGGACGGGCCCGAGCCATCTCGTACAACACCGACGAGCTCTCGGAGTCGGACATCCCCAACGACGTCCACGAGTTCCCCGAGACGGCGGCTCTGGAGGACGCGGTGGGGTGGGCACCGACCTACGGCGCGTTCAAGTCGTTCGTCACCGCGATGCGACTCATCTCGGACGAGGACGACACCCGCGAGTGGCTCGAAGGGATGATAGACCACGGCACGACCGAGTACCAGAGCGAATTCCTCGCGTCGAACGCGGTCGCCGACGGGGAGATTTCGGCCGCCTTCGCCAACCACTACTACGCCATCCGCGTGATGGCGTCCCGGCCCGACGCCCCCATCGACCTCGCGTTCACCGAGAACGACGCGGGCGCGCTGGTCAACGTCTCCGGTGTCGAGATGATCGAGGGCACCGACAAGTCCGAACTCGTCGGTGACTTCGCACGCCACCTCCTGTCCTCGGAGGCCCAGGAGTTCTTCGTCACCCGGGCGTTCGCGTACCCGATGATTTCGGGCGTCGAGCCCGTTGGCGGTCTGCCGACGGTCGACGAACTGTCGCCGCCCGACGTCGACCTCTCGGAGCTGTCGGACCTCGACCCGACGAACGAACTCCTAGACGAAGTCGGGCTGTAGATGACTGCGAGCGACCGGGTCCGAGCGTTCGTCGGGGACGTCGGCGACGACGAGTCGCCGCCTCGGGTCGCGCTGGTGCTGTTGGCGGGAGCCGTCGCCGCAGCCGTCACCTTCCCGGTCGCGTGGCTCGTCCTCCGGTCGCTCGAAATCGGGACCCAACAGGCGCTCGACCTGCTCGTCCAGTCCTCCACCGTCGAGATCGTCACCAACAGCATCGCGCTCGTCGCGGCGGTCACCGCGGGGTCGGTGGTCGTCGGCGTCCCGCTCGCGGTGCTGACCGTCCAGACCGACCTGCCGTTCCGGCGCTTCTGGACCATCGTCTCGGCGCTCCCGCTGGTGGTGCCGAGCTACATCGGTGCGTTCGCGTTCGTCTCGGCGTTCGGGCCGCGGGGTCAGCTCACCGACCTGCTCGCGCCGCTCGGCGTGACCGAGATTCCGCCGATTTACGGCTTCCACGGGGCAGTGCTGGTGTTGACGCTGTTCACCTACCCGTACGTGTTCCTCACGACGCGGGCCGCGCTCATCTCGTTCGACGGGACCCTCGTCGAGGCCGCTCGCACCCTCAATCACGGCCGGTGGGCCGCCTTCCGGACGGTGACCCTGCCCCGAATCGCGCCGGGCATCGCGGCCGGGAGCCTGCTGGTGGCGCTGTACGCGCTCTCGGACTTCGGGACGCCCGCCATCATGCAGTTCCCGGTGTTCACGCGCGAGATCTACGTCAGCCAGTGGGACCGCAACTTCGCGGCCCTGCTTTCG from Halorussus salilacus carries:
- a CDS encoding alpha-1 4-glucan-protein synthase, producing MSTDADICVVVPTIREYDCMRAYFQNARDHGFDLDRLHVVLVTEDFCDTEAMAAMLDEEGVSGEVFDGTAREEWYDEHGIAEYSHVVPAASHAETSFGLLYLWANDFEYGFFIDDDTLPHDEDDFFGRHMRNLDYEGEIEEVSSDEQWVNVLYQNFEDHGLYPRGYPYSAMDETVETDTTEISDVVASQGLWTNVPDLDAVRILMDGDLQGQAQTRTSADDYDRDFVAARGNYLTVCSMNLAFRREIVPAFYQLPMDENRWDVGRFDDIWSGVFLKRACDLLGKRIYNGRPLCEHNKAPRSTFDDLNNEVPGLELNEHLWEVVDEAGDDADSYAGVFEAMATELAEGDFEEYNNGAFFNYVGEYMLDWLAALDQLQSPRATPAPADD
- a CDS encoding extracellular solute-binding protein; protein product: MSERRRWTRRRFLATSSLAGTAGLAGCMEGLPFGGQEESTSALSLDDFRGSGPMVESRPEPGGTSMDDLPDLEGELNLYLGGGEGGLYQNLVDLLEQKYPDFDVQLKMDGSSTLANTIIEEKKGGESPADVFWSIDSTSLGVAVDAGVTTPLPDRVLDEVPEGFRESDGNWVGVAGRARAISYNTDELSESDIPNDVHEFPETAALEDAVGWAPTYGAFKSFVTAMRLISDEDDTREWLEGMIDHGTTEYQSEFLASNAVADGEISAAFANHYYAIRVMASRPDAPIDLAFTENDAGALVNVSGVEMIEGTDKSELVGDFARHLLSSEAQEFFVTRAFAYPMISGVEPVGGLPTVDELSPPDVDLSELSDLDPTNELLDEVGL